In Gimesia benthica, a single window of DNA contains:
- a CDS encoding ZIP family metal transporter: MKPLSHLKNDVRLTFLLLTIPLVTFLVAPGFFTSRPTQAAAAEHTHPHPEKTTSTAAEESTTEPASHNSTGWSYTLLGIYCALIVFSSLLGGWLPSFVKLTHTRMETLISFVGGLMLGIGVFHLLPHAVAEMGSIDRAVWWMMTGIITLFFLLRTFHFHQHGTVELEEEGHTHDHDHDHDHDCDQHHAHAPVHSHTHAHSHHLSWVGIALGLALHTLIDGLALGASIIAEQHHEVFLSLFGLGTFLAIALHKPLDAVSITSLMAAGGWSAGWRNAVNIGFALMCPLGALLFFLGVQQFSDNQHIIIGCALAFAAGVFICISLGDLLPEMEFHSHNRFRLSFVLLLGIALAYGIGFIEPDHVHNHGSHAEESDDGHSHSHDH; encoded by the coding sequence ATGAAACCCCTGTCACACCTCAAAAACGACGTGCGGTTGACCTTTCTGCTGCTCACGATTCCCCTGGTCACCTTCCTGGTAGCGCCCGGCTTTTTCACCTCGCGCCCCACCCAGGCCGCGGCTGCCGAACACACTCACCCGCACCCGGAAAAAACAACCAGCACCGCCGCTGAGGAATCCACGACAGAACCGGCTTCCCACAACAGCACCGGCTGGTCATACACGCTGCTCGGCATCTATTGCGCGCTGATTGTCTTCTCGTCTTTACTGGGAGGCTGGCTCCCCTCGTTTGTCAAACTGACACATACCCGCATGGAAACGCTCATCAGTTTTGTCGGCGGACTCATGCTGGGCATCGGCGTCTTTCATCTTCTGCCACACGCGGTCGCCGAGATGGGATCGATTGACCGCGCCGTCTGGTGGATGATGACCGGCATCATCACGCTCTTCTTCCTGCTGAGAACCTTCCACTTTCACCAGCACGGTACCGTGGAACTCGAAGAAGAAGGACACACACATGACCACGACCATGACCACGATCACGACTGCGATCAGCATCACGCGCACGCGCCGGTCCATTCGCACACGCATGCCCACTCGCATCATTTGAGCTGGGTCGGCATCGCCCTGGGCCTGGCCCTGCACACCCTGATCGACGGGCTCGCTCTCGGCGCCAGTATCATAGCCGAGCAGCACCACGAAGTCTTTCTCTCTTTGTTCGGCCTCGGAACTTTTCTGGCGATCGCACTACACAAACCACTAGATGCCGTTTCGATCACATCACTGATGGCTGCGGGTGGCTGGTCCGCCGGCTGGAGAAACGCCGTCAACATCGGCTTCGCGTTGATGTGCCCCCTCGGTGCCCTGCTCTTCTTCCTCGGCGTGCAGCAGTTTTCCGATAACCAGCACATCATCATCGGCTGTGCCCTGGCCTTCGCCGCGGGCGTCTTCATCTGTATCTCGCTGGGTGACCTGCTGCCGGAAATGGAATTCCATTCGCATAACCGCTTCCGACTTTCGTTCGTGCTCCTGCTGGGCATCGCCCTCGCATATGGCATCGGTTTTATCGAACCCGATCACGTCCACAATCACGGCTCGCACGCGGAAGAATCAGACGACGGTCACTCGCATTCGCACGATCACTAA
- a CDS encoding Fur family transcriptional regulator, whose product MKHLSQAEEIEEIRQLVRKSGLRSTAARITVIQFLRKAKSPLTHAEIAEDLTPMGFDKATVYRNLIDLADAGLVKRTELGDHAWRFELRNPDEPEDAEHPHFVCTECGSVSCLHDVEFKTPKNKQWAAVGKVTEILLKGICSECEEEE is encoded by the coding sequence ATGAAACATCTGTCTCAAGCAGAAGAAATTGAGGAAATCCGCCAGCTGGTGCGGAAGAGCGGCCTGCGGAGTACGGCGGCCCGGATTACCGTGATCCAGTTTTTGCGGAAGGCGAAGTCTCCACTGACGCACGCCGAGATTGCAGAAGATCTGACCCCCATGGGCTTTGATAAAGCGACCGTGTATCGCAACCTGATTGACCTGGCGGATGCAGGTCTGGTGAAACGGACCGAGCTGGGAGATCATGCCTGGCGGTTCGAATTACGGAACCCGGATGAGCCGGAAGATGCAGAGCATCCGCACTTTGTCTGTACGGAATGCGGCAGTGTTTCGTGTCTGCACGATGTGGAGTTCAAGACGCCCAAAAACAAGCAGTGGGCGGCGGTCGGTAAAGTGACCGAGATCCTGCTTAAGGGAATCTGCAGCGAGTGTGAAGAGGAAGAGTGA
- a CDS encoding alpha/beta hydrolase family protein encodes MHLPTPVSCFNTSHQQTLTRSLLVTILTSLLITPTTAAERDPAEKPFTVTESYQQLADAMEPLQAWQATNKAEHAAWRKQFHPTVTRILGKMPERVPLEVKWAEKKEFDTFTRHKVFVRTEAAYWAPVYYFVPHNLKKKVPAIVCMHGHSGIIPYIDEGKTKADKEKTRQSELDYAVYFAKHGYVTAAIVMRGWNETAGDQDRGVSHTKRSCLQMTMNALLIGSTPQGQRSWDAMRVIDFLQTQDEVDPDRIAAAGLSGGGATAMYLPVLDERVKLTMIAGAFSTYRASYYAMPHCLCQCMPEMMRFGEMSDVVALHAPRPVLLINGIEDKIFPIDAAREGYAKLQQVYKVLGAEENIDADFFQGGHRWSNNKSLAFLKQHFGE; translated from the coding sequence ATGCACCTGCCAACTCCTGTTTCCTGTTTCAATACCTCCCACCAACAAACACTCACCCGCAGCCTGCTCGTCACCATCCTGACCAGCCTGCTGATCACCCCAACCACCGCAGCAGAACGCGACCCAGCCGAGAAACCATTTACCGTCACCGAAAGCTACCAGCAACTCGCCGACGCCATGGAACCGCTGCAGGCCTGGCAGGCCACAAACAAAGCTGAGCACGCAGCCTGGCGGAAACAGTTTCATCCGACCGTCACCCGCATTCTGGGTAAAATGCCCGAGCGCGTCCCCCTGGAAGTCAAGTGGGCCGAAAAGAAAGAGTTCGACACCTTCACCCGCCACAAAGTTTTTGTCCGCACCGAAGCCGCCTATTGGGCCCCCGTCTATTACTTCGTCCCGCACAACTTAAAGAAAAAAGTGCCCGCGATTGTCTGCATGCACGGACACAGCGGCATCATCCCCTACATCGATGAAGGCAAAACCAAAGCCGACAAAGAAAAGACCCGCCAGAGCGAACTCGACTACGCCGTCTACTTCGCGAAGCATGGCTATGTTACCGCCGCCATCGTCATGCGGGGCTGGAACGAAACCGCCGGCGACCAGGATCGCGGCGTCTCACACACCAAACGCAGTTGCCTGCAGATGACCATGAACGCCCTCCTCATCGGCAGTACCCCGCAGGGCCAGCGCAGCTGGGACGCCATGCGCGTCATCGACTTCCTGCAGACCCAGGACGAGGTCGACCCGGACCGCATCGCAGCCGCCGGCCTCTCCGGCGGCGGAGCCACCGCCATGTACCTCCCCGTCCTCGACGAGCGCGTCAAACTCACCATGATCGCTGGCGCCTTCTCAACCTACCGCGCGTCCTACTACGCCATGCCACACTGCCTGTGTCAGTGCATGCCCGAGATGATGCGGTTCGGCGAAATGTCCGACGTCGTCGCCCTGCACGCCCCCCGCCCGGTCCTGCTCATCAACGGCATCGAAGACAAAATCTTCCCCATCGACGCTGCCCGTGAAGGTTATGCCAAACTGCAACAGGTCTACAAAGTCCTCGGAGCAGAAGAAAACATTGACGCCGACTTCTTCCAAGGCGGCCACCGCTGGTCCAACAACAAAAGCCTCGCCTTCCTCAAACAACACTTCGGCGAGTGA
- a CDS encoding SPFH domain-containing protein has product MFFFGTVKEWERHALFFLGKFYRMVEPGLYFYIPFVTRVLYRIDLRIITYTVPMQVGLTKDNIPVEVDAILFYQVMDPKACVLNVDNYHKATQLSARSSIRDMVGKSNLDELLAERDKIGKRLKEHIDGFVSKWGVTVISVEIKDVIVAKELEDAIAREAAAEREKRARVILADAEQLAADAIIAASKKYADNPIALQLRSMNMLYEICLEGKSSVVFIPTDKSMGAMPAFMGITSLEELMKKRLQEDSNEFEETDNED; this is encoded by the coding sequence ATGTTTTTCTTTGGTACAGTGAAAGAATGGGAGCGTCACGCCCTGTTTTTCCTCGGGAAGTTTTACCGGATGGTTGAGCCCGGTTTATACTTTTACATCCCCTTCGTCACGCGTGTTCTCTACCGGATCGACTTGCGAATTATCACCTACACGGTCCCCATGCAGGTAGGACTGACGAAAGACAACATTCCGGTAGAAGTGGATGCGATCCTCTTCTACCAGGTGATGGATCCCAAGGCGTGCGTTTTGAACGTCGATAACTACCACAAAGCCACACAGCTTAGCGCGCGATCCTCGATCCGGGACATGGTAGGGAAATCCAATCTTGACGAGCTCCTCGCCGAACGGGACAAAATCGGAAAGCGGCTGAAAGAGCACATTGATGGATTCGTTTCCAAATGGGGAGTGACCGTGATTTCTGTAGAAATCAAGGACGTCATTGTTGCCAAAGAGCTGGAAGATGCCATTGCGCGCGAAGCGGCCGCCGAACGCGAAAAACGCGCACGTGTGATCCTGGCTGATGCGGAACAACTGGCTGCCGATGCCATTATCGCTGCATCCAAAAAATACGCAGACAATCCCATTGCCCTTCAACTGCGATCTATGAATATGCTCTATGAAATCTGCCTCGAGGGGAAGTCTTCTGTCGTATTTATTCCTACCGACAAATCAATGGGCGCGATGCCCGCTTTTATGGGAATCACAAGCCTCGAAGAACTCATGAAAAAACGTTTGCAAGAGGACTCCAACGAGTTCGAAGAGACAGATAATGAAGACTAA
- a CDS encoding methyltransferase family protein — protein MFKITFRPTRAETPLWWLLLKIVLQTVVFWTLFLLVLPAGLIWLEGVLGWPAFRFDGQRVLGVILFVLGGSLGLTSGATMGIYGRGTPVPFDTARQLVVAGPYRFVRNPMAIAGLVQGAAVGLYFGSGLVLAYVVVGMVLWNICVRPVEEQDLEKRFGEAFVAYRREVRCWVPRWKGYRVVE, from the coding sequence ATGTTCAAGATCACATTTCGACCGACGCGGGCTGAGACGCCACTGTGGTGGCTGCTGCTGAAGATTGTGCTGCAGACGGTCGTGTTCTGGACGCTGTTTCTGCTGGTGCTCCCGGCGGGGCTGATCTGGCTGGAAGGTGTTCTGGGATGGCCGGCGTTTCGGTTCGACGGGCAGCGGGTGCTGGGAGTGATCCTGTTTGTGCTGGGGGGGAGCCTGGGGCTGACCAGCGGGGCGACGATGGGCATTTATGGTCGCGGGACGCCGGTCCCTTTCGATACGGCGCGGCAGCTGGTGGTGGCGGGACCGTATCGGTTTGTACGGAACCCGATGGCGATTGCGGGGCTGGTGCAGGGGGCCGCCGTGGGTTTGTATTTCGGCAGCGGTCTGGTTCTGGCGTACGTGGTAGTCGGCATGGTGCTGTGGAATATTTGTGTGCGGCCGGTGGAAGAGCAGGACCTGGAGAAGCGGTTCGGGGAGGCGTTTGTGGCGTATCGCCGGGAGGTGCGGTGCTGGGTGCCGCGATGGAAGGGGTATCGGGTGGTGGAGTGA
- the bamE gene encoding outer membrane protein assembly factor BamE domain-containing protein, whose amino-acid sequence MQTRLKPRYLIPATLVVILISTVWHFRDELTLYWHTAPEFHARFEKIERGQTRSEVEEILGKPAHHFAFEDSLEYYLGWPRDQHTTYAVKFRDGHVIASYDRFGSF is encoded by the coding sequence ATGCAAACCAGACTCAAGCCGCGATATCTGATTCCAGCGACGCTCGTTGTCATCCTCATCTCAACAGTGTGGCACTTTCGAGATGAGCTGACTCTCTACTGGCATACCGCCCCCGAGTTCCACGCCCGGTTTGAGAAAATTGAACGAGGACAAACCAGGTCAGAAGTCGAGGAAATCCTGGGCAAGCCGGCGCATCACTTCGCCTTTGAGGACAGCCTGGAATATTATCTTGGCTGGCCACGCGATCAACACACCACTTATGCAGTGAAGTTTCGCGACGGTCATGTCATCGCCAGTTACGATCGATTTGGTTCATTCTAA
- a CDS encoding glucuronyl esterase domain-containing protein — protein MKRLLFLLSLTLLLTPAAHAQRPKPNYDESQVPKFKLPDPLVTNKGKKVDSAEEWQNVRRPEILELFENEVYGKSPAAPKDMLFEVTSVKNDALGGKAIRKEVSVYFSGKKEEPRMDLLIYLPAKATKPVPVFMGLNFYGNHTITDETDVKLNDHWMRSNKDKGIVDHKATEASRGKSSSRWPIEKIIDRGYGLVAIYCGDIDPDYDDGFKNGVHALYNSKQKPAPDEWGTIAAWAWGLSRALDYLETDKQIDANKVAVMGHSRLGKTSLWAGAQDPRFALVISNDSGCGGAALSRRRFGETLHVINNAFPHWFCDNFNKYIDKENELPVDQHMLISLIAPRPVYVASAVEDRWADPKGEFLSVKYAEPVYKLLGTSGFGADKMPGINEPVQKQMGYHIRTGKHDVTDFDWEQYLNFADQHFRGS, from the coding sequence ATGAAACGTCTGCTGTTCCTGCTCAGCCTTACGCTGCTGTTGACTCCCGCTGCCCACGCCCAGCGTCCCAAACCCAATTACGATGAAAGCCAGGTCCCGAAATTCAAACTCCCCGACCCGCTCGTCACCAATAAAGGGAAAAAGGTCGATTCAGCAGAGGAGTGGCAGAACGTTCGCCGCCCCGAAATTCTGGAGCTCTTCGAAAACGAAGTCTACGGCAAAAGCCCTGCAGCCCCTAAAGACATGCTGTTCGAAGTCACCTCTGTCAAGAACGACGCCCTCGGCGGCAAGGCCATCCGTAAGGAAGTCTCGGTCTATTTCTCGGGCAAGAAAGAAGAACCGCGGATGGATCTGTTGATCTATCTCCCCGCGAAAGCCACCAAGCCGGTCCCTGTCTTCATGGGTCTCAACTTTTACGGCAACCACACCATCACCGATGAGACAGACGTCAAACTCAACGACCACTGGATGCGGTCCAACAAAGACAAAGGCATCGTCGACCATAAAGCGACCGAAGCCTCACGGGGCAAGTCATCGTCCCGCTGGCCCATCGAAAAGATTATCGATCGCGGCTACGGACTCGTCGCCATCTACTGCGGCGACATCGACCCCGACTATGACGACGGCTTCAAGAACGGCGTGCACGCCCTCTATAATTCCAAACAGAAACCTGCGCCCGATGAATGGGGCACGATCGCTGCCTGGGCCTGGGGACTCAGCCGCGCCCTGGATTACCTCGAAACCGACAAACAGATCGACGCGAACAAAGTCGCCGTCATGGGACACTCCCGTCTCGGGAAAACCTCCCTCTGGGCCGGCGCACAGGATCCACGGTTCGCCCTCGTCATTTCTAACGACTCCGGTTGTGGCGGTGCCGCCCTCAGCCGTCGTCGCTTCGGCGAAACCCTGCACGTCATCAACAATGCCTTCCCCCACTGGTTCTGTGACAACTTCAACAAGTATATCGACAAGGAAAACGAGCTCCCCGTCGATCAACATATGCTGATCTCACTGATCGCCCCCCGCCCCGTCTACGTCGCCAGTGCCGTCGAAGACCGCTGGGCCGATCCCAAGGGAGAATTCCTCTCGGTCAAATATGCGGAGCCCGTTTACAAACTGCTCGGCACCTCCGGCTTCGGTGCAGACAAGATGCCCGGCATCAACGAACCCGTGCAGAAGCAGATGGGCTATCACATCCGCACCGGCAAACACGATGTGACCGACTTCGACTGGGAACAGTACCTCAACTTCGCCGACCAGCATTTCCGGGGCAGCTGA
- a CDS encoding tetratricopeptide repeat protein has translation MMNQRFRLPSFDASSLRRFALILLCLCLLPTTLVRADKASDEFQLAIGLYKQNRWELATETFQKYLKDYPNHENVPLAKFYLGLTLVNQQKYKEARDILREFVKQYPQNKNLPDALYRVAECSYLLDDLKAAESEFTDFLKRYPNHALEEWAYAYFGDALLRQGKADLAIKSFQRSLDRHPEGAMSQDAQFGLASAYLQNKQPKEAEKRFLQIASQKTHSRASDAQMALATSLFDRGQFQQAADAFLALPTKFPESPLGITARLNAGYAFYDLKQYDKAVEQFDIVAKDPAQAANALYWKGVSLKAAGQLSEAITALEQSQKAKPSSAQQPLINYQLADALLRSGKQAQAKTLFLDLVKQSPQSELADDSLHFAIEAALLSDQLEEAAQLAARFEKEYPQSGLRLHQELLKGRISDAQGKPEDLQAAVKHFQNVLDQSKLENTQLLARLYLARTYQKLKEYQKSIDVLKPYLDDANTDKTTSEYADALILQSNNFNSLQKFPEAESLAKTYLKQFPNEPRYDQILANLTILTSKNDKPAEVDQYLAELEKRKPNLDLLIQTYRQLAERNYENQQWSRAKKFFAEIVERGATSPEFPAGLSGLAWSEFQLNEFPAAATHFEQFTKEFPKNPLAAEASYMQGRSLESDQKLQPAVDVYQQTLKQFAPSRYAMLSGLQAARTLFQLKKIDEVNKAYEALLAKFPKPDNLDKILDEWALINYEAEMFDESDAIFRRLVKETPDSELADNARLSLAESDLIAGKLDAAAKEFDALQASEKSDQKVQEVSLYRLIEINLEQQKWKEVEKFSQDLLKRFPQNEYAAFARFHQAEAALYLNQVEAAQKELLTLTTKEQTEQLGDRPWYPRVWVLLAETYFRQKKYAEVQKTVDQFRSWDPESPFLYQAEEVLGRSLKNQAKFDEARKVFQKIIDSENSRRTETAAKCQFLLAETLMIQEKFKEALLAYLQVDIQYKFPEWQAPALFQAGMCHEALKEWKQALKTYQDFLKRFPEHELAARVKERIQQVQPRAGT, from the coding sequence ATGATGAATCAACGTTTCCGGCTCCCTTCCTTTGATGCCTCTTCCCTCCGCAGGTTCGCCCTGATTTTACTCTGTCTCTGCCTGCTCCCGACCACCCTGGTCCGGGCCGACAAAGCCAGTGATGAATTTCAGCTGGCCATCGGCCTCTACAAGCAGAACCGCTGGGAACTGGCGACCGAGACGTTTCAGAAGTACCTCAAGGATTACCCCAACCACGAAAACGTGCCGCTGGCGAAATTCTACCTGGGGCTCACGCTCGTCAATCAGCAGAAGTATAAAGAGGCCCGCGACATTCTGCGGGAGTTCGTGAAGCAGTATCCCCAGAATAAAAATCTCCCCGACGCCCTGTATCGCGTCGCCGAGTGCAGTTACCTGCTCGATGATCTGAAAGCAGCCGAGTCCGAGTTCACCGACTTCCTCAAACGCTACCCCAATCACGCCCTCGAAGAATGGGCCTATGCCTATTTCGGAGATGCACTACTCCGGCAGGGGAAAGCTGACCTGGCGATCAAGAGTTTCCAGCGTTCCCTCGATCGGCACCCGGAAGGCGCCATGTCGCAGGATGCCCAGTTCGGTCTCGCGTCCGCTTACCTGCAGAACAAACAACCCAAAGAAGCAGAGAAACGCTTCCTGCAGATCGCCAGTCAGAAAACCCATTCCCGGGCCAGCGACGCCCAGATGGCACTGGCCACATCACTCTTTGATCGCGGACAATTCCAACAGGCCGCGGATGCCTTTCTGGCACTGCCCACCAAATTCCCCGAAAGTCCCCTGGGCATCACGGCTCGCCTGAATGCCGGCTATGCCTTTTACGATCTGAAACAGTACGACAAGGCCGTGGAACAGTTCGACATCGTCGCCAAAGATCCCGCGCAGGCCGCCAATGCCCTCTACTGGAAAGGGGTCAGCCTCAAGGCCGCCGGTCAGCTCTCGGAAGCCATTACTGCGCTGGAACAGTCCCAGAAAGCCAAACCCTCGTCCGCTCAGCAGCCCTTGATAAACTACCAGCTGGCCGACGCCCTGCTCCGCAGCGGTAAACAGGCTCAGGCCAAAACCCTGTTCCTGGACCTGGTCAAGCAGTCGCCTCAGAGTGAGCTGGCTGACGACAGCCTGCACTTCGCCATCGAAGCCGCCCTGCTCAGCGACCAACTCGAAGAAGCCGCTCAGCTCGCTGCCCGGTTTGAAAAAGAGTATCCCCAGAGTGGACTTCGCCTGCACCAGGAACTGCTCAAAGGACGCATCAGCGATGCCCAGGGCAAGCCCGAAGATCTACAGGCCGCCGTCAAACACTTTCAAAACGTACTCGACCAGAGCAAGCTCGAGAACACACAACTGCTGGCCCGTCTGTACCTCGCGCGGACTTATCAGAAGCTGAAAGAATACCAGAAGTCGATCGACGTTCTGAAGCCGTACCTCGATGACGCGAACACCGACAAAACGACCAGCGAATACGCGGACGCCCTGATCCTGCAGAGCAACAACTTCAACTCGCTGCAGAAATTCCCGGAAGCGGAGTCGCTGGCCAAAACGTATCTCAAGCAGTTCCCCAATGAACCCCGCTACGATCAGATCCTCGCGAACCTGACCATCCTCACTTCCAAAAACGACAAGCCCGCGGAAGTTGATCAGTATCTCGCAGAACTGGAAAAACGCAAACCGAATCTCGACCTCCTGATCCAGACCTATCGACAACTGGCCGAACGCAATTACGAAAACCAGCAGTGGAGCCGTGCGAAGAAGTTCTTCGCTGAAATCGTCGAGCGCGGTGCGACCTCCCCCGAATTCCCGGCCGGCCTGTCGGGCCTCGCCTGGAGTGAGTTTCAGCTGAATGAATTCCCCGCAGCGGCAACGCACTTTGAACAGTTCACCAAAGAGTTCCCCAAGAACCCGCTGGCCGCGGAAGCCTCTTACATGCAGGGACGCAGTCTGGAAAGCGACCAGAAGCTCCAGCCCGCAGTCGACGTCTATCAGCAGACCCTCAAACAGTTCGCCCCCTCGCGTTATGCGATGCTCTCGGGACTGCAGGCCGCTCGCACACTGTTCCAGCTGAAGAAAATCGATGAAGTCAACAAGGCCTACGAAGCCCTGCTGGCCAAGTTCCCCAAGCCCGACAACTTGGATAAGATCCTCGATGAATGGGCACTCATCAATTACGAAGCCGAAATGTTCGACGAGTCAGATGCGATCTTCCGCCGACTCGTCAAAGAGACCCCGGACAGCGAGCTGGCTGACAATGCCCGCCTGAGCCTCGCCGAAAGCGATCTCATTGCCGGCAAACTCGATGCCGCCGCGAAAGAATTCGACGCCCTGCAGGCTTCCGAGAAATCCGATCAGAAGGTACAGGAAGTCTCCCTCTACCGGTTAATCGAAATCAATCTGGAACAGCAGAAATGGAAAGAGGTCGAGAAGTTCAGCCAGGATCTGCTCAAGCGGTTCCCCCAGAATGAATACGCGGCCTTCGCTCGTTTCCACCAGGCGGAAGCCGCCCTGTATCTGAACCAGGTCGAAGCGGCTCAGAAAGAACTGCTGACCCTCACAACCAAAGAACAGACCGAACAGCTGGGCGACCGTCCCTGGTATCCACGGGTCTGGGTGCTGCTCGCTGAGACTTACTTCCGGCAGAAAAAATATGCCGAAGTCCAGAAAACCGTCGACCAGTTCCGCAGCTGGGATCCGGAGAGCCCCTTCCTTTATCAGGCGGAAGAGGTCCTGGGACGCAGCCTGAAGAATCAGGCCAAATTCGACGAAGCCCGCAAAGTCTTCCAGAAAATTATCGACTCGGAAAACAGCCGCCGCACCGAAACCGCGGCCAAGTGCCAGTTCCTGCTCGCTGAAACCCTGATGATCCAGGAGAAATTCAAGGAAGCCCTGCTCGCCTATCTGCAGGTCGATATTCAATATAAATTCCCCGAATGGCAGGCCCCGGCCCTGTTTCAGGCCGGCATGTGCCACGAAGCTTTGAAGGAATGGAAACAGGCGTTGAAAACATATCAGGACTTTTTGAAGCGTTTCCCGGAACACGAACTGGCCGCCCGCGTCAAAGAACGCATCCAGCAGGTCCAGCCCCGGGCCGGCACCTGA
- a CDS encoding MotA/TolQ/ExbB proton channel family protein, whose protein sequence is MIKLFHSPQEFSTPDLAVQSPSRRLVSLVMTLLVTLVLFAPFASAQERLPKVVEQRGDKLVEAADPDGPLPESVAAVKQRQVIPSTPEDIIEEMGYFLLPFVIASIISMWFIIERLVILRSGRVIPKHFVSRFLKLLRDGKLNARSALKLCEENPSPIASVFAHGVRKWGKPSVEVEQAIIDGGERQLSQLRKHLRVINGVATVAPLMGLLGTVIGMIQAFNEIANSSAMGKAEELAVGIAMALLTTAFGLGIAIPSLIMYMYLAGRVDGLVMEMDQNAQDLVHLISAEGLAASAASRKTTTTTTTTAKAKTDKAASKS, encoded by the coding sequence ATGATCAAACTCTTCCACAGTCCACAGGAATTCTCTACTCCCGATCTCGCGGTCCAGAGTCCCTCTCGACGACTGGTCAGTCTGGTCATGACACTCCTGGTAACGCTGGTCCTCTTCGCCCCGTTCGCCTCCGCTCAGGAGCGACTGCCCAAAGTCGTCGAACAGCGGGGCGACAAACTCGTGGAAGCAGCGGATCCCGACGGTCCCCTGCCCGAATCGGTGGCCGCCGTCAAACAACGGCAGGTGATCCCTTCCACGCCCGAAGATATCATCGAAGAGATGGGCTACTTCCTGCTCCCCTTCGTGATCGCTTCCATCATCTCCATGTGGTTCATCATCGAACGCCTGGTGATTCTCCGCTCCGGCCGCGTCATACCCAAACACTTTGTCAGCCGCTTTCTCAAGCTGCTTAGGGACGGCAAACTCAACGCACGCTCCGCCCTGAAACTGTGTGAGGAAAACCCGAGCCCGATTGCTTCGGTCTTCGCGCACGGCGTCCGAAAATGGGGCAAGCCGAGTGTCGAAGTGGAACAGGCCATCATCGACGGCGGCGAACGTCAGCTGTCACAACTTCGGAAACACCTCCGCGTGATCAACGGCGTCGCTACAGTCGCCCCCCTGATGGGTCTGCTGGGAACCGTGATCGGCATGATCCAGGCCTTCAACGAAATCGCCAACAGCAGCGCGATGGGCAAAGCGGAAGAACTCGCCGTCGGCATCGCGATGGCCCTGCTCACCACCGCCTTCGGTCTGGGCATCGCCATCCCCTCGCTGATCATGTACATGTACCTGGCCGGCCGCGTGGATGGACTCGTGATGGAGATGGACCAGAATGCACAGGACCTCGTCCACCTGATTTCCGCCGAAGGGCTCGCCGCCAGTGCCGCCAGCCGCAAAACGACCACAACCACCACCACGACGGCCAAAGCCAAAACGGATAAAGCAGCCAGTAAGTCGTAG
- a CDS encoding phytanoyl-CoA dioxygenase family protein, with translation MADSKEFKAVPLEEELSQLERDLKFYPSTTADPQLLTVAQIEDFNRDGFLRGIRIFDDQEVIANREYFDQLLEQVIAAGGNSYSISTAHMKYGKVYDLLTHPRIVAHVKDLLGENVIAWGSHFFCKMPHDGKAVSWHQDASYWPLSPSKAVTVWLAIDDADPENANMRFIAGSHHYGHMTYRPSGSHEDNVLNQTIDNPEQYGAPVDDTLKAGEISIHSDLLLHGSEANQSDRRRCGLTLRYCAADVRAGMDWNAKGVIVAGSDPSGHWLNPPRPEND, from the coding sequence ATGGCTGACTCCAAAGAATTCAAGGCAGTCCCCCTCGAAGAAGAACTGTCTCAACTTGAGCGCGATCTCAAGTTCTATCCTTCCACCACTGCTGATCCACAACTGCTGACGGTCGCACAGATCGAAGACTTCAACCGCGACGGCTTCCTCCGTGGCATTCGCATCTTTGACGACCAGGAAGTCATCGCCAACCGCGAATACTTTGATCAGCTGCTGGAGCAGGTCATCGCCGCGGGTGGTAACAGCTACTCGATCAGCACTGCCCACATGAAGTACGGCAAAGTCTACGATCTGCTCACCCATCCCAGGATCGTCGCCCATGTCAAAGATCTGCTCGGCGAAAACGTGATTGCCTGGGGATCGCATTTCTTCTGCAAAATGCCCCATGACGGGAAGGCCGTCTCCTGGCATCAGGACGCCAGTTACTGGCCGCTATCCCCCTCCAAGGCGGTCACGGTCTGGTTGGCCATCGATGACGCCGACCCGGAAAACGCCAACATGCGATTCATCGCCGGCAGTCATCACTACGGACACATGACCTACCGCCCCAGCGGTTCCCACGAAGACAACGTACTCAATCAGACCATCGACAATCCCGAACAGTACGGCGCTCCCGTTGACGATACTCTGAAAGCCGGCGAGATTTCGATTCACTCCGACCTGCTCCTGCACGGTTCCGAAGCCAACCAGTCCGACCGCCGCCGCTGTGGACTCACTCTCCGCTACTGTGCCGCAGATGTCCGCGCCGGGATGGACTGGAACGCCAAAGGTGTGATTGTCGCCGGTTCCGATCCTTCCGGACACTGGCTCAATCCACCTCGGCCGGAAAACGATTAA